A genome region from Micromonospora peucetia includes the following:
- a CDS encoding LacI family DNA-binding transcriptional regulator gives MATLSDVARRAGVSPATASRVINGSSKPVTEDLRERVLRAVAELQYVPNAHAQLLARSHRVAVGVIVHDVSDPYFAEITRGLQRVATDQGRLLMICNSYRDPDRELEYVELLRGQQVAAIILAGSGYHDATFTRLLNEKLAAYEATGGRVAVIGRHEHSGDAVMPDNRAGGRLIGAELYELGHRAIGVVAGPAVLTTTTDRLTGLRESLAAHGLSLPEHRVRHAEFDRDGGVAATAALLDADPELTAIVALNDSMAIGALALLRSRSVAVPRQMSVIGFDDMPIARDVTPALTTVRLPLVEMGARAMSLALDPGAAAPRVEILPAEVVRRDSTGPAPEVTPTRPRPTPGARVR, from the coding sequence GTGGCGACCCTGTCCGACGTGGCCCGGCGGGCGGGAGTCTCGCCCGCGACCGCCTCCCGGGTGATCAACGGCAGCAGCAAGCCCGTCACCGAGGATCTCCGCGAGCGCGTGCTGCGCGCCGTCGCCGAGTTGCAGTACGTGCCGAACGCGCACGCCCAACTACTGGCCCGTTCGCACCGGGTGGCGGTGGGCGTCATCGTGCACGACGTCTCCGACCCGTACTTCGCCGAGATCACCCGGGGCCTGCAACGGGTCGCCACCGACCAGGGCCGGCTGCTGATGATCTGCAACAGCTACCGCGACCCGGACCGCGAGTTGGAGTACGTCGAGCTGCTGCGTGGCCAGCAGGTCGCCGCGATCATCCTGGCCGGCTCGGGCTACCACGACGCCACCTTCACCCGCCTGCTCAACGAGAAGCTCGCCGCATACGAGGCGACCGGCGGACGGGTCGCGGTCATCGGCCGGCACGAGCACTCCGGCGACGCGGTGATGCCGGACAACCGCGCCGGTGGCCGGCTGATCGGCGCGGAGCTTTACGAGCTCGGCCACCGGGCGATCGGGGTGGTGGCCGGGCCGGCGGTGCTCACCACCACCACCGACCGGCTCACCGGGCTGCGGGAGTCCCTCGCCGCGCACGGGCTGAGCCTGCCCGAGCACCGCGTCCGGCACGCCGAGTTCGACCGCGACGGCGGCGTCGCCGCCACCGCCGCCCTGCTCGACGCCGATCCCGAGCTGACCGCCATCGTCGCGCTCAACGACTCGATGGCGATCGGCGCGCTGGCGCTGCTGCGCTCCCGGTCGGTGGCGGTGCCCCGGCAGATGTCGGTCATCGGCTTCGACGACATGCCGATCGCCCGGGACGTCACCCCCGCGCTGACCACCGTCCGGCTGCCCCTGGTCGAGATGGGGGCCCGCGCGATGTCGCTGGCACTCGACCCGGGGGCGGCGGCGCCCCGCGTCGAGATCCTGCCCGCCGAGGTGGTCCGCCGCGACAGCACCGGCCCGGCCCCCGAGGTCACCCCGACCCGCCCCCGCCCGACACCTGGGGCGCGGGTCAGATGA
- a CDS encoding (Fe-S)-binding protein, which translates to MTGDVFNPEQLSRCISCGFCLPACPTYAMTGDEASSPRGRITLMRALQDGTLPPDDATLAEQSSFCLGCRACEPVCPAGVEYGDLLEQWRVHQWRGWRRPLVARALMLLVEQRWLLRLLGLVRRAARGQGVSGSAADEPGAQLMLGCVERGLFPAVSRAAQSLAPELAVPTAQGCCGALHAHNGDLAGGERLAERLGEDLPGTIVTTSGGCAAHLASVLGRDRVRELSTWIAGRPAGAELRVAGRRARVALQDSCHLRNGLSVFAEPRALLRQVADYVELPSAATCCGAAGTYSLLRAKDSRRILDAKLDEIEAAGVDLVVAVNPGCLRQLRTGLRRRRSAVRAVHLAELLTRVESP; encoded by the coding sequence GTGACCGGCGACGTGTTCAACCCGGAACAACTGTCCCGCTGCATCTCCTGCGGGTTCTGCCTGCCGGCCTGCCCCACGTACGCGATGACCGGCGACGAGGCCTCCTCGCCGCGCGGCCGGATCACCCTGATGCGCGCGTTGCAGGACGGCACCCTGCCCCCGGACGACGCCACCCTCGCCGAGCAGTCCTCGTTCTGCCTGGGCTGCCGGGCCTGCGAGCCGGTCTGCCCGGCCGGCGTCGAGTACGGCGACCTGCTGGAACAGTGGCGGGTGCACCAGTGGCGGGGCTGGCGACGGCCGCTGGTGGCCCGGGCGCTGATGCTGCTGGTCGAGCAGCGGTGGCTGCTACGGCTGCTCGGCCTGGTCCGCCGCGCTGCCCGCGGCCAGGGCGTCTCCGGGTCCGCCGCCGACGAGCCGGGCGCGCAGCTCATGCTGGGCTGCGTGGAGCGGGGGCTCTTTCCTGCGGTCAGCCGCGCCGCCCAGAGTCTCGCACCGGAACTCGCGGTCCCCACCGCGCAGGGCTGCTGCGGCGCGCTGCACGCGCACAACGGCGACCTGGCCGGCGGCGAGCGGCTGGCCGAGCGGCTCGGCGAGGACCTGCCGGGCACGATCGTCACCACCTCCGGCGGCTGCGCCGCACACCTGGCCTCCGTGCTCGGCCGGGACCGGGTGCGCGAGCTGTCCACCTGGATCGCCGGCCGGCCCGCCGGAGCCGAGCTGCGGGTGGCTGGGCGGCGAGCCAGGGTCGCCCTCCAGGACTCCTGCCATCTGCGCAACGGCCTAAGCGTCTTCGCCGAGCCCCGGGCGCTGCTGCGCCAGGTCGCCGACTACGTGGAGCTGCCCTCGGCGGCCACCTGCTGCGGGGCGGCCGGCACGTACTCGCTGCTGCGGGCCAAGGACTCGCGGCGGATCCTCGACGCGAAGCTCGACGAGATCGAGGCCGCGGGGGTCGACCTGGTGGTGGCCGTCAACCCGGGCTGCCTGCGGCAGCTGCGTACCGGTCTGCGCCGGCGCCGGTCGGCCGTGCGGGCCGTGCACCTCGCCGAGCTGCTCACCCGCGTCGAGTCGCCGTAG
- a CDS encoding FAD-binding oxidoreductase, translating to MALSTTVLAELRGIVGPSHVHDAAGDLVAYARDATPLFSHRPDAVVFPADTAEVAAVLALATRCGVPVVPRGAGSNLCAATVPLRGGIVLVLTRLNAILEVSADELLARVQPGVTSAALADAAAARGLLWVPDPGSRTVATVGGTIATCAGGLRGLKYGVTRNYVLGLEAVLPTGEVIRTGGRLWKDVAGYDLTRLLTGSEGTLAVITEATVALLPAPESTNTGVAYFPTLADAGEAVARVIRAGVVPATLEFLDRACIGAVEDFAHLGLRTDAGALLLFGDDGPPDLVATHLDRIGAACVEAGAVEVTTAREVAQAEALLAARRCALPALSRRGGVTILEDATVPRPRIAEMVDRIDAIAARHGVAIATFGHAGDGNLHPTCVLDSAEDHDAVRRAEAAFADVFAAAIELGGTITGEHGVGAAKLPFLAARLGDDQLALLRRIKTAFDPAGILNPGKLGS from the coding sequence ATGGCGCTGTCCACGACCGTCCTCGCCGAGCTGCGCGGTATCGTCGGCCCGTCGCACGTTCACGACGCGGCCGGCGACCTGGTGGCGTACGCGCGGGACGCGACGCCCCTCTTCTCGCACCGACCCGACGCGGTGGTCTTCCCGGCCGACACCGCCGAGGTCGCCGCGGTGCTGGCGCTCGCCACCCGGTGCGGGGTGCCCGTGGTGCCCCGCGGCGCGGGCTCCAACCTGTGCGCCGCGACCGTGCCGCTGCGCGGCGGCATCGTGCTGGTGCTGACCCGGCTCAACGCCATCCTGGAGGTCAGCGCCGACGAGCTGCTCGCCCGGGTGCAACCGGGCGTGACCAGCGCCGCCCTGGCCGACGCTGCCGCCGCACGGGGCCTGCTCTGGGTGCCCGACCCGGGCAGCCGCACCGTCGCCACCGTCGGCGGCACCATCGCCACCTGCGCGGGCGGGCTGCGTGGCCTGAAGTACGGCGTGACCCGCAACTACGTGCTGGGCCTGGAGGCGGTGCTGCCCACCGGCGAGGTGATCCGCACCGGCGGCCGGCTGTGGAAGGACGTCGCCGGCTACGACCTGACCCGGCTGCTCACCGGCTCCGAGGGCACCCTCGCCGTGATCACCGAGGCGACCGTGGCGCTGCTGCCCGCCCCGGAGTCGACGAACACCGGGGTGGCGTACTTCCCGACACTGGCCGACGCGGGGGAGGCCGTCGCCCGGGTGATCCGGGCCGGGGTGGTGCCGGCGACGCTGGAGTTCCTCGACCGGGCCTGCATCGGGGCCGTGGAGGACTTCGCCCACCTGGGCCTGCGAACCGACGCCGGCGCCCTGCTGCTCTTCGGCGACGACGGCCCGCCCGACCTGGTCGCCACCCACCTGGACCGGATCGGCGCGGCCTGCGTCGAGGCCGGCGCGGTGGAGGTAACCACGGCCCGCGAGGTCGCCCAGGCCGAGGCGCTGCTGGCCGCCCGCCGCTGCGCGCTGCCGGCGTTGTCCCGCCGGGGCGGGGTGACCATCCTGGAGGACGCCACCGTGCCCCGGCCGCGGATCGCCGAGATGGTCGACCGGATCGACGCCATCGCCGCCCGGCACGGCGTCGCCATCGCCACCTTCGGCCACGCCGGTGACGGCAACCTGCACCCCACCTGTGTGCTCGACTCGGCCGAGGACCACGACGCGGTACGCCGGGCCGAGGCGGCCTTCGCCGACGTCTTCGCCGCCGCCATCGAGCTCGGCGGCACGATCACCGGTGAGCACGGGGTCGGCGCGGCGAAGCTGCCGTTCCTCGCCGCCCGCCTCGGCGACGACCAGCTCGCCCTGCTGCGCCGGATCAAGACCGCCTTCGACCCGGCCGGCATCCTCAACCCCGGAAAGCTGGGCTCGTGA
- a CDS encoding sugar phosphate isomerase/epimerase family protein, whose product MRRFSFNQATSQHWALPEVVAGCVAAGVPGIGLWREPVAEFGLARTAKLVRDAGLAVTSLCRGGFFSADGWRDENLRAIEEAAALGTSVLVLVSGGLPAGSRDVDGARDRVADAIAELAPHAAAAGVTLAIEPLHPMFCADRCVVSTLGQALDIAERFDPGVVGVVVDAYHVWWDDTVYAQIARAGARIAAFQVCDWVTPLPEGVLLGRALPGAGCIELRRLREAVDAAGYTGPVEVEVFSAQVWARPGREVLDASVAGYLHHVA is encoded by the coding sequence CTGCGGCGGTTCTCGTTCAACCAGGCCACGTCGCAGCACTGGGCGCTGCCCGAGGTCGTCGCCGGTTGCGTCGCCGCCGGCGTGCCGGGGATCGGGCTGTGGCGGGAGCCGGTCGCCGAGTTCGGCCTGGCCCGCACCGCGAAGCTGGTCCGCGACGCCGGCTTGGCGGTCACCTCACTCTGCCGGGGCGGCTTCTTCAGCGCCGATGGCTGGCGGGACGAGAACCTGCGCGCCATCGAGGAGGCCGCCGCCCTCGGCACCTCGGTCCTGGTGCTGGTCTCCGGCGGGCTGCCGGCGGGCAGCCGGGACGTCGACGGCGCCCGCGACCGGGTCGCCGACGCCATCGCCGAGCTGGCCCCGCACGCCGCCGCGGCCGGAGTGACCCTGGCGATCGAGCCGCTGCACCCGATGTTCTGCGCCGACCGCTGTGTGGTGTCCACCCTCGGCCAGGCGCTCGACATCGCCGAGCGGTTCGACCCGGGCGTGGTCGGGGTGGTCGTCGACGCGTACCACGTGTGGTGGGACGACACCGTGTACGCGCAGATCGCCCGGGCCGGGGCGCGGATCGCCGCGTTCCAGGTGTGCGACTGGGTCACGCCGCTGCCCGAGGGGGTGCTGCTCGGCCGGGCCCTGCCCGGTGCCGGCTGCATCGAGCTGCGCCGGCTGCGGGAGGCCGTCGACGCGGCCGGCTACACCGGGCCGGTCGAGGTGGAGGTCTTCTCGGCGCAGGTGTGGGCCCGGCCCGGCCGGGAGGTCCTCGACGCGTCCGTCGCGGGATACCTGCACCACGTCGCCTGA
- a CDS encoding dihydrodipicolinate synthase family protein, which yields MSVGVVGAAEVVLPGGRRYRLTGGAGFPRPAGPPASRIAYAAAHVVADPSAENTPGAPAVLDWDRTLAFRHHLWSYGFGVAEAMDTAQRGMGLDYPATRELIRRSAAEARAVGGRIVAGVGTDQLPPGPATLAEVTRAYLGQLDDVRAAGARPVLMCSRHLAAAARGREDYLRVYDELLTAADEPVVLHWLGPMFDPALAGYWGSADLDEAADAVVELIKAHDTRVDGIKVSLLDADREVALRRRLPAGVRLYTGDDFHYPELIRGDASGHSDALLGVFAAIAPAAAAALAALDRGELAAYDEIFAPTVPLARHIFAAPTWHYKTGIVFLAWLAGHQDHFTMVGGAQSGRSPAHLATLLTLADAAGLLPDADLAAARARALFTVAGVDQ from the coding sequence GTGAGCGTGGGAGTCGTGGGCGCGGCCGAGGTGGTGCTGCCGGGTGGGCGGCGGTACCGGCTGACCGGGGGCGCCGGCTTCCCGCGCCCGGCCGGGCCGCCGGCCAGCCGGATCGCGTACGCCGCCGCGCACGTGGTGGCCGATCCGTCGGCCGAGAACACCCCGGGTGCTCCGGCCGTGCTCGACTGGGACCGCACCCTGGCCTTCCGGCACCACCTGTGGTCGTACGGCTTCGGGGTGGCCGAGGCGATGGACACCGCGCAGCGTGGCATGGGCCTGGACTACCCGGCCACCCGCGAGCTGATCCGGCGCAGCGCCGCCGAGGCCCGCGCCGTCGGCGGGCGGATCGTCGCGGGCGTCGGCACCGACCAGCTCCCGCCCGGCCCGGCCACCCTGGCCGAGGTCACCCGCGCCTACCTCGGGCAGCTCGACGACGTGCGGGCCGCCGGGGCCCGCCCGGTGCTGATGTGCAGCCGCCACCTGGCCGCCGCCGCCCGCGGCCGGGAGGACTACCTGCGGGTGTACGACGAGCTGCTGACCGCCGCCGACGAGCCGGTGGTGCTGCACTGGCTCGGCCCGATGTTCGACCCGGCGCTGGCGGGCTACTGGGGATCGGCCGACCTCGACGAGGCCGCCGACGCCGTGGTCGAGCTGATCAAGGCCCACGACACCCGGGTGGACGGCATCAAGGTTTCCCTGCTGGACGCCGACCGCGAGGTGGCGTTGCGCCGCCGGCTGCCCGCCGGGGTGCGCCTCTACACCGGCGACGACTTCCACTACCCGGAGCTGATCCGGGGCGACGCGAGCGGTCACTCCGACGCGCTGCTCGGGGTGTTCGCCGCGATCGCGCCGGCCGCCGCCGCCGCGCTGGCCGCGCTCGACCGGGGGGAGTTGGCGGCGTACGACGAGATCTTCGCGCCGACCGTGCCCCTGGCCCGGCACATCTTCGCGGCGCCCACCTGGCACTACAAGACGGGCATCGTCTTCCTGGCCTGGCTGGCCGGGCACCAGGACCACTTCACGATGGTCGGCGGGGCGCAGTCCGGCCGCTCGCCGGCGCACCTGGCCACCCTGCTCACCCTCGCCGACGCCGCGGGGCTGCTGCCGGACGCGGACCTGGCCGCCGCCCGCGCCCGGGCCCTGTTCACCGTCGCGGGGGTGGACCAGTGA
- a CDS encoding Gfo/Idh/MocA family protein, with product MTRRSIGIIVNGVTGRMGYRQHLVRSLLAIREQGGVPLADGTSIWPEPVLVGRSESKLREIAERHGLTDWTTDLSAALARDDVEIYFDSQVTQQREKAIRRALEAGKHIYTEKPLAEDTEGALDLARAARAAGVRTGVVQDKLFLPGLRKLKRLIDGGFFGRILSVRGEFGYWVFEGDWQPAQRPSWNYRSEDGGGIVVDMFPHWQYVLQELFGRVRTVSCLTAMHVPQRVDEAGRSYPATADDAAYGIFELDGGVVAQLNSSWCVRVHRDELVEFQVDGTEGSAVAGLRSCRVQHRAVTPKPVWNPDLPVTEPFRSQWTEVPDNEEFDNGFKVQWEAFLRHVVADEPFRWDFLAGARGVQLAELGLRSAREGARLDIPELEL from the coding sequence ATGACCCGCAGGTCGATAGGCATCATCGTCAACGGCGTCACCGGCCGGATGGGCTACCGGCAGCACCTGGTGCGCTCCCTGCTCGCCATCCGCGAGCAGGGCGGCGTGCCCCTGGCCGACGGCACCTCGATCTGGCCCGAGCCGGTCCTGGTCGGGCGCAGCGAGAGCAAGCTCCGCGAGATCGCCGAGCGGCACGGCCTGACCGACTGGACCACCGACCTGAGCGCCGCGCTGGCCCGCGACGACGTCGAGATCTACTTCGACTCCCAGGTCACCCAGCAGCGGGAGAAGGCGATCCGCCGGGCACTGGAGGCCGGCAAGCACATCTACACCGAGAAGCCGCTGGCGGAGGACACCGAGGGCGCCCTCGACCTGGCCCGGGCGGCGCGCGCCGCCGGCGTGCGTACCGGGGTGGTCCAGGACAAGCTCTTCCTGCCCGGGCTGCGCAAACTCAAGCGGCTCATCGACGGCGGCTTCTTCGGCCGGATCCTGTCGGTGCGTGGGGAGTTCGGCTACTGGGTCTTCGAGGGCGACTGGCAGCCGGCCCAGCGCCCGTCCTGGAACTACCGCAGCGAGGACGGCGGCGGCATCGTCGTGGACATGTTCCCGCACTGGCAGTACGTGCTTCAGGAGCTCTTCGGCCGGGTGCGTACGGTCTCCTGCCTCACCGCCATGCACGTGCCGCAGCGGGTCGACGAGGCGGGCCGCAGCTACCCGGCGACCGCCGACGACGCCGCGTACGGCATCTTCGAGCTCGACGGCGGCGTGGTCGCGCAGCTCAACTCCTCGTGGTGCGTCCGGGTGCACCGCGACGAGCTGGTCGAGTTCCAGGTCGACGGCACCGAGGGCAGCGCCGTGGCCGGGCTGCGCAGCTGCCGCGTGCAGCACCGCGCGGTCACCCCGAAGCCGGTGTGGAACCCCGACCTGCCGGTCACCGAGCCCTTCCGGTCGCAGTGGACGGAGGTGCCGGACAACGAGGAGTTCGACAACGGCTTCAAGGTGCAGTGGGAGGCGTTCCTGCGGCACGTCGTCGCCGACGAGCCGTTCCGGTGGGACTTCCTGGCCGGCGCACGCGGCGTGCAACTCGCCGAACTGGGCCTGCGTTCCGCGCGTGAGGGCGCCCGGCTGGACATCCCGGAGCTGGAGCTGTGA
- a CDS encoding DUF6892 domain-containing protein yields the protein MDPCLRLALLESDFLNDAVAEIRERPVDELKARYAEVLTLEVSADADRACWTDEADLWDALPDGVDGTIRSLAGIEGFLGLRNLYLRESEVGDLGPLTALPELELLWLGVPPDVDLAPLLVCDRLKRVRIGCAGVLHPAGHEVLAALAGRGVQVDNFLPDPVEAAAPFGDPILKLAVLDRLLHSVELPPTYFFDAFEFDEGNLARLMAVAIPQAELDTVESLSWIGGGHDTAHMVWEQWDGESDEFCIRSLAGVEALRNLRDLKVTPLALLPEHQIAQLRARGVTVSELDEAASRTRPPTL from the coding sequence GTGGATCCCTGCCTGCGGTTGGCCTTGCTTGAGTCAGACTTTCTGAACGATGCGGTCGCCGAGATACGCGAACGTCCGGTCGATGAGCTCAAGGCCCGTTATGCCGAGGTGCTCACGCTGGAGGTCTCGGCCGACGCCGATCGGGCCTGTTGGACCGATGAGGCCGACCTTTGGGACGCGCTGCCGGACGGCGTCGACGGCACGATCCGGTCGCTGGCCGGCATCGAAGGCTTCCTGGGGCTGCGCAACCTGTACCTGCGCGAGTCCGAGGTCGGTGACCTCGGACCGCTCACCGCGCTGCCTGAGCTGGAGCTGCTGTGGCTCGGTGTGCCGCCGGACGTGGACCTGGCCCCGCTGCTGGTGTGTGATCGGCTCAAGCGGGTGCGCATCGGCTGTGCGGGCGTGCTGCACCCAGCGGGCCACGAGGTGCTCGCAGCGCTGGCTGGGCGTGGTGTCCAGGTGGACAATTTCCTGCCCGACCCGGTCGAGGCGGCGGCGCCGTTCGGTGATCCGATCCTGAAGTTGGCGGTGCTCGACAGGCTGCTGCACTCGGTCGAGCTGCCGCCGACGTACTTCTTCGACGCGTTCGAGTTCGACGAGGGCAACCTGGCCCGGCTGATGGCGGTCGCGATACCCCAGGCGGAGCTCGACACCGTCGAGTCCCTCAGCTGGATCGGTGGTGGGCACGACACGGCGCACATGGTGTGGGAGCAGTGGGACGGCGAGTCCGACGAGTTCTGCATCCGGTCGCTGGCGGGCGTGGAGGCGCTGCGCAACCTGCGCGATCTGAAAGTCACCCCGCTCGCCCTGCTGCCTGAGCACCAGATCGCGCAATTGCGGGCGCGTGGCGTCACGGTCAGCGAGTTGGACGAAGCAGCGAGTCGCACACGCCCGCCGACGCTTTAG
- a CDS encoding NAD(P)/FAD-dependent oxidoreductase, whose translation MGEERGTVVIGAGPAGLTAAYELLRRDSPVRVFEADEVVGGISRTVERDGWRFDIGGHRFFTKVARVEKFWHEILPDEDFLLRPRMSRIYYRGALFDYPLSATNALRNLGLREAVLCMGSYARARLRPPKDQSHFEGWVSARFGWRLYSMFFKTYTEKVWGMPADRLQADWAAQRIKNLSLAKAVRNAVLPRRNRTDVTSLIEEFQYPKFGPGMMWERCTEEVRRRGGRVDTGTWVTAVHRDPERRRAVAVTVNGAGGQRTEPAAHVVSSMPISELVAALRPAAPPEVLAAAADLRYRDFLTVALVVPEEFSFPDNWIYVHDPAVKVGRIQNFGSWSPHLVKDGRTCLGLEYFVFEDDETWRTPDAGLIAAATAELERLGLVRPGVVEAGYVVRMPKAYPVYDERYQHNVDVIRDWLAREVPNVHPVGRNGMHRYNNQDHSMLTAMLTAENIACGTSHDVWSVNVEQDYHEESSHDGDGHRGTGRDAPVLPARPAAPLATTLDGVARPERPTQVRPG comes from the coding sequence ATGGGCGAAGAACGCGGCACGGTGGTCATCGGCGCTGGGCCGGCAGGCCTGACGGCGGCGTACGAGCTGCTCCGGCGGGACAGCCCGGTCCGGGTGTTCGAGGCCGACGAGGTGGTGGGCGGGATCAGCCGCACCGTCGAGCGGGACGGGTGGCGCTTCGACATCGGCGGGCACCGGTTCTTCACGAAGGTGGCCCGGGTCGAGAAGTTCTGGCACGAGATCCTGCCCGACGAGGACTTCCTGCTGCGGCCCCGGATGAGCCGGATCTACTACCGGGGCGCCCTGTTCGACTACCCGCTGAGCGCGACGAACGCCCTACGCAACCTCGGCCTGCGGGAGGCCGTGCTGTGCATGGGCTCGTACGCGCGGGCCCGGCTGCGCCCGCCGAAGGACCAGTCGCACTTCGAGGGTTGGGTCTCGGCCCGGTTCGGCTGGCGGCTGTACTCGATGTTCTTCAAGACGTACACGGAGAAGGTCTGGGGGATGCCGGCCGACCGCTTGCAGGCCGACTGGGCCGCGCAGCGGATCAAGAACCTGTCGCTGGCCAAGGCGGTCCGCAACGCGGTGCTGCCCCGGCGCAACCGCACGGACGTCACCAGCCTGATCGAGGAGTTCCAGTACCCGAAGTTCGGCCCGGGCATGATGTGGGAACGCTGCACCGAGGAGGTGCGCCGACGCGGCGGCCGGGTGGACACCGGCACCTGGGTGACCGCCGTGCACCGGGACCCGGAGCGCCGCAGAGCCGTCGCCGTCACCGTCAACGGGGCCGGCGGGCAGCGCACCGAGCCGGCGGCGCACGTCGTCTCCTCGATGCCGATCTCCGAGCTGGTCGCCGCGCTGCGTCCGGCGGCCCCGCCGGAGGTGCTGGCCGCCGCAGCCGACCTGCGGTACCGGGACTTCCTGACCGTCGCGCTGGTGGTGCCGGAGGAGTTCTCGTTCCCGGACAACTGGATCTACGTGCACGACCCGGCGGTGAAGGTCGGCCGGATCCAGAACTTCGGCTCCTGGTCGCCGCACCTGGTGAAGGACGGCCGCACCTGCCTCGGCCTGGAGTACTTCGTGTTCGAGGACGACGAGACCTGGCGTACGCCGGACGCCGGGCTGATCGCCGCCGCGACGGCCGAGTTGGAGCGGCTCGGTCTGGTCCGGCCGGGGGTGGTCGAGGCCGGGTACGTGGTGCGGATGCCGAAGGCGTACCCGGTCTACGACGAGCGCTACCAGCACAACGTGGACGTGATCCGGGACTGGCTGGCGCGCGAGGTGCCCAACGTGCACCCGGTGGGCCGCAACGGCATGCACCGCTACAACAACCAGGACCACTCGATGCTGACGGCGATGCTCACCGCCGAGAACATCGCCTGCGGCACCAGTCACGACGTGTGGTCGGTCAACGTGGAACAGGACTACCACGAGGAGTCGAGCCACGACGGCGACGGCCACCGGGGCACCGGCCGGGACGCGCCCGTCCTGCCAGCCCGGCCCGCCGCCCCGCTCGCCACGACCCTCGACGGCGTCGCCCGGCCCGAACGGCCGACCCAGGTACGCCCCGGCTGA